One genomic window of Ziziphus jujuba cultivar Dongzao chromosome 4, ASM3175591v1 includes the following:
- the LOC107416846 gene encoding choline-phosphate cytidylyltransferase 1 isoform X1: MADVVKPIINTSSNNKSNDPAPQHDRPIRVYADGIYDLFHFGHARSLEQAKKLFPNTHLLVGCCNDETTHKYKGKTVMTEAERYESLRHCKWVDEVVPDAPWVTTQEFLDKHNIDFVAHDSLPYADASGAGKDVYEFVKAAGKFKETKRTDGISTSDIIMRIVKDYNQYVMRNLDRGYSRKELGVSYVKEKRLRVNMRLKKLQEKVKEQQEKVGEKIQTVAKTAGMHRNEWVENADRWVAGFLEMFEEGCHKMGTAIRDRIQERLRGQPRDLLENGEEDDDDEEYFYEDDDDEEEYYDDDEYYDEEDEKKR; this comes from the exons ATGGCAGACGTTGTCAAGCCAATCATCAACACTAGCAGTAACAACAAAAGCAACGATCCGGCACCACAGCACGACCGCCCAATCAGAGTTTATGCAGATGGGATCTACGATCTCTTCCATTTCGGTCACGCTCGCTCCCTCGAACAGGCCAAGAAACt GTTCCCAAACACCCATCTGCTTGTTGGATGTTGCAATGATGAAACCACGCACAAGTATAAAGGCAAAACTGTTATGACCGAAGCTGAACGTTATGAATCTCTTCGCCATTGCAA GTGGGTGGATGAGGTCGTTCCTGATGCACCTTGGGTGACCACGCAAGAATTTCTTGACAAGCACAATATCGATTTCGTGGCCCATGACTCACTTCC TTATGCTGATGCCAGTGGAGCTGGGAAGGATGTCTATGAATTT GTGAAAGCAGCTGGGAAGTTTAAGGAAACAAAACGAACTGACGGGATTTCTACATCAGACATAATAATGAGGATTGTAAAAGATTATAACCAGTATGTGATGCGTAATTTGGACCGTGGATATTCGAGAAAAGAGCTTGGTGTTAGCTATGTAAAG GAAAAGAGACTGAGGGTGAACATGAGGTTAAAGAAACTACAAGAGAAAGTGAAGGAACAACAGGAAAAGGTGGGGGAAAAG ATTCAAACTGTTGCAAAAACTGCGGGTATGCATCGTAATGAGTGGGTGGAAAATGCTGATCGTTGGGTTGCTGGCTTTCTTGAAATGTTTGAAGAAGGATGCCACAAAATG GGTACAGCCATCAGGGATCGAATTCAAGAGCGCTTAAGGGGGCAACCAAGAGATCTGCTCGAAAATGGcgaggaggatgatgatgatgaagaatatttttatgaggatgatgatgatgaagaggaatactatgatgatgatgaatattATGATGAGGAAGATGAGAAAAAACGATAA
- the LOC107416846 gene encoding choline-phosphate cytidylyltransferase 2 isoform X2 has translation MADVVKPIINTSSNNKSNDPAPQHDRPIRVYADGIYDLFHFGHARSLEQAKKLFPNTHLLVGCCNDETTHKYKGKTVMTEAERYESLRHCKWVDEVVPDAPWVTTQEFLDKHNIDFVAHDSLPYADASGAGKDVYEFVKAAGKFKETKRTDGISTSDIIMRIVKDYNQYVMRNLDRGYSRKELGVSYVKEKRLRVNMRLKKLQEKVKEQQEKIQTVAKTAGMHRNEWVENADRWVAGFLEMFEEGCHKMGTAIRDRIQERLRGQPRDLLENGEEDDDDEEYFYEDDDDEEEYYDDDEYYDEEDEKKR, from the exons ATGGCAGACGTTGTCAAGCCAATCATCAACACTAGCAGTAACAACAAAAGCAACGATCCGGCACCACAGCACGACCGCCCAATCAGAGTTTATGCAGATGGGATCTACGATCTCTTCCATTTCGGTCACGCTCGCTCCCTCGAACAGGCCAAGAAACt GTTCCCAAACACCCATCTGCTTGTTGGATGTTGCAATGATGAAACCACGCACAAGTATAAAGGCAAAACTGTTATGACCGAAGCTGAACGTTATGAATCTCTTCGCCATTGCAA GTGGGTGGATGAGGTCGTTCCTGATGCACCTTGGGTGACCACGCAAGAATTTCTTGACAAGCACAATATCGATTTCGTGGCCCATGACTCACTTCC TTATGCTGATGCCAGTGGAGCTGGGAAGGATGTCTATGAATTT GTGAAAGCAGCTGGGAAGTTTAAGGAAACAAAACGAACTGACGGGATTTCTACATCAGACATAATAATGAGGATTGTAAAAGATTATAACCAGTATGTGATGCGTAATTTGGACCGTGGATATTCGAGAAAAGAGCTTGGTGTTAGCTATGTAAAG GAAAAGAGACTGAGGGTGAACATGAGGTTAAAGAAACTACAAGAGAAAGTGAAGGAACAACAGGAAAAG ATTCAAACTGTTGCAAAAACTGCGGGTATGCATCGTAATGAGTGGGTGGAAAATGCTGATCGTTGGGTTGCTGGCTTTCTTGAAATGTTTGAAGAAGGATGCCACAAAATG GGTACAGCCATCAGGGATCGAATTCAAGAGCGCTTAAGGGGGCAACCAAGAGATCTGCTCGAAAATGGcgaggaggatgatgatgatgaagaatatttttatgaggatgatgatgatgaagaggaatactatgatgatgatgaatattATGATGAGGAAGATGAGAAAAAACGATAA
- the LOC107416847 gene encoding probable pectinesterase 8 has protein sequence MPSNPFPSSACLCSHFLSFKYLFFLFSSLPRSSDTAKTKKERKMNLKSISLTFLVSILAILVSKHFMSSTPNNNPQIISLKYLIDVCLTTFSSPIISSLISLKFISRHHHHHHKKKPDGGKNVSICDDFPPNFPPPDTDTTSILCVDRNGCCNFTTVQAAVDAVSNSSQKRNIIWINVGIYYEKVIVPIIKPNITFQGQGFTSTAIVWNDTANSSHGTFYSGSVQVFSDNFIAKNISFMNVAPIPGPGYMGAQAVAIRIAGDQAAFWGCGFFGAQDTLHDDKGRHYFKQCYIQGSIDFIFGNARSLYEDCQVVSMANPVAAGSKSIDGSVTAHGRTSKDENTGFVFVNCTVGGTGRVWLGRAWRPFSRVVFASTTMSDIIAPEGWNDFNDPTRDQSIFYGEYNCTGPGANMSKRAPYVQRLNDTQAAPFLNLSFIDGDQWLQPFL, from the exons ATGCCATCAAACCCTTTCCCTTCAAGTGCATGTTTATGTTCACATTTCCTTTCATTCAaatatctcttttttcttttctcttccctCCCTCGTTCATCAGAcacagcaaaaacaaaaaaagaaagaaaaatgaacctCAAAAGCATATCTTTAACTTTCCTAGTTTccattttggcaattttagTATCCAAGCATTTCATGAGTAGTACTCCAAATAATAACCCACAAATAATCTCTCTCAAATACTTGATTGACGTTTGTTTGACCACCTTTTCATCACCCATTATTTCATCTTTAATCTCACTCAAATTTATCAGtagacatcatcatcatcatcataagaaAAAACCCGATGGGGGGAAAAACGTATCGATTTGTGACGATTTTCCACCTAATTTTCCTCCTCCAGACACTGATACAACCTCAATACTCTGTGTTGATCGAAATGGATGTTGTAATTTTACAACCGTACAAGCAGCTGTAGATGCAGTCTCCAATTCTAGCCAGAAAAGAAACATAATTTGGATTAATGTCGGCATTTACTA TGAGAAAGTAATTGTTCCAATAATCAAGCCAAATATTACATTTCAAGGACAAGGCTTTACATCGACCGCAATTGTTTGGAACGACACGGCCAATTCATCACATGGAACCTTTTATAGCGGTTCGGTTCAAGTTTTCTCTGACAACTTCATTGCTAAGAACATAAGCTTCATG AATGTAGCTCCAATTCCAGGCCCTGGTTATATGGGAGCTCAAGCAGTAGCAATCAGGATAGCAGGAGACCAAGCTGCATTCTGGGGTTGTGGATTCTTCGGAGCACAAGACACCCTTCACGACGACAAGGGCCGGCATTACTTCAAACAATGCTACATCCAAGGCTCCATTGATTTCATCTTTGGAAATGCCAGATCACTCTACGAG GATTGCCAGGTGGTATCCATGGCGAACCCTGTGGCAGCAGGATCGAAGTCCATAGATGGATCGGTGACGGCACATGGAAGAACATCGAAGGATGAGAACACAGGGTTTGTGTTCGTAAACTGCACGGTAGGAGGCACGGGAAGAGTGTGGCTTGGGCGAGCATGGAGGCCATTCTCTCGAGTGGTGTTTGCGTCGACGACAATGTCTGATATTATAGCACCTGAGGGTTGGAATGATTTCAACGACCCAACAAGAGACCA GAGTATATTCTATGGAGAATATAACTGCACAGGTCCAGGAGCTAATATGAGCAAGAGAGCACCTTATGTACAGCGACTCAATGACACACAAGCGGCTCCTTTTCTTAATCTGTCTTTCATCGATGGAGATCAATGGTTGCAACCCTTCCTTTAA